One Peterkaempfera bronchialis DNA window includes the following coding sequences:
- a CDS encoding MASE1 domain-containing protein has protein sequence MTAVVHNERLRRYGVAGLQILAVAAAYYGAGKLGLLLDVVKGQITPLWPPTGIALAALLVLGLRTWPGITLGAYLIEISIEPIASSPAVLVITAGNTLAPLCAYLLLRRVGFRDELDRFQDALALVFLGALVGMLVSATLGTGALELAGGLPSGGFWQSWSAYWAGDAMGVLVVAPVLLVLRRAHWPRGVPLSRWAEAAALLAGTLLVADVATGAATRLFLFFPLLIWAAFRFQRAGAAPCALIMSALVTLASARNSGPFAGHDLFTNMVTLQAFNVCASLTALLLAAVISERNRTHEEIKRVCAQLSEVVATLEPREPTPRWPPPQEDCEQADEDRAV, from the coding sequence ATGACTGCTGTGGTGCACAACGAGCGGCTCCGGCGCTACGGCGTGGCGGGCCTCCAGATCCTCGCCGTCGCCGCCGCCTACTACGGTGCCGGCAAGCTGGGGCTTCTCCTGGACGTGGTGAAGGGCCAGATCACACCGCTGTGGCCGCCCACCGGTATCGCGCTGGCCGCCCTGCTGGTCCTCGGCCTGCGGACCTGGCCCGGCATCACTCTCGGCGCCTACCTGATCGAGATCTCGATCGAGCCGATTGCCTCGTCTCCCGCAGTCCTGGTGATCACCGCAGGGAACACCCTCGCCCCGCTCTGCGCCTATCTGCTGCTCCGCCGCGTGGGGTTCCGCGATGAGCTGGACCGGTTCCAGGACGCGCTCGCGCTGGTCTTCCTCGGCGCCCTGGTGGGGATGCTGGTCAGCGCGACCCTGGGCACCGGCGCACTGGAACTCGCCGGTGGGCTGCCGTCCGGCGGCTTCTGGCAGTCCTGGTCGGCGTACTGGGCGGGCGACGCGATGGGCGTACTCGTGGTCGCCCCGGTCCTGCTCGTCCTGCGCCGAGCCCACTGGCCGAGAGGCGTCCCGCTGTCCCGCTGGGCCGAGGCGGCGGCACTGCTGGCGGGGACGCTCCTCGTCGCCGATGTGGCGACCGGCGCCGCCACCCGGCTCTTCCTCTTCTTCCCGCTGCTGATCTGGGCCGCGTTCCGCTTCCAACGGGCCGGGGCGGCACCCTGCGCCCTGATCATGTCGGCCCTGGTGACCCTGGCGTCCGCACGGAACTCGGGCCCGTTCGCCGGCCATGACCTCTTCACCAACATGGTCACCCTCCAGGCGTTCAACGTCTGCGCATCACTGACCGCGCTGCTGCTCGCAGCGGTCATCTCCGAACGGAACCGGACCCACGAGGAGATCAAGCGGGTCTGCGCCCAGCTCTCCGAGGTGGTGGCCACCCTGGAACCGCGCGAGCCCACCCCTCGCTGGCCGCCGCCCCAGGAGGACTGCGAGCAGGCCGACGAGGACCGGGCCGTCTGA
- a CDS encoding PP2C family protein-serine/threonine phosphatase, giving the protein MSRHRATTSDSTGELLATLEHLVDQARDRIKLQQVRAELAVALQRHMLPRELPTVSGLRIAARYTPSRDGLDIGGDWYDAFPMPDRSVGLAIGDVQGHDVEAVAFMGQVRTSLRAVANATNDPGEVLSCANDLLISMDCGLFATCCFLCFDPLTGALAASRAGHVPVVWATAAGRCGIALDSGGLPLGIMPGERYPTIRRRLTEAGAFVLVTDGVVEGPSFPIEEGLARVAQLVRTGFDADPDDLAAAVMRVADLTGHSDDAAVLVARYDGVPYPA; this is encoded by the coding sequence ATGAGCCGACACCGCGCCACCACGTCCGACAGCACCGGGGAACTCCTGGCCACCCTTGAGCACCTCGTCGACCAGGCCCGCGACCGGATCAAGCTTCAACAGGTCCGGGCGGAGCTGGCCGTGGCGCTCCAGCGCCATATGCTCCCGCGCGAGCTGCCGACCGTCTCCGGCCTGCGGATCGCGGCCCGGTACACACCCTCGCGGGACGGGCTGGACATCGGCGGCGACTGGTACGACGCGTTCCCCATGCCGGACCGATCGGTCGGGCTCGCCATCGGCGACGTGCAGGGCCATGACGTGGAGGCGGTGGCCTTCATGGGGCAGGTCCGCACCAGCCTGCGGGCGGTCGCCAATGCCACCAACGACCCGGGGGAGGTCCTGAGCTGCGCCAATGACCTGCTCATCTCGATGGACTGCGGCCTCTTCGCGACCTGCTGCTTCCTCTGCTTCGACCCGCTCACCGGCGCTCTGGCCGCCTCCCGGGCCGGCCATGTCCCGGTGGTCTGGGCCACCGCCGCGGGCCGCTGCGGCATCGCCCTCGACTCCGGCGGCCTGCCGCTCGGCATCATGCCCGGCGAGCGCTATCCGACCATCCGGCGACGGCTGACCGAGGCTGGGGCCTTCGTCCTGGTCACCGACGGGGTGGTGGAAGGGCCGTCCTTCCCGATCGAGGAGGGCCTGGCCCGGGTGGCCCAACTGGTCCGGACCGGCTTCGACGCCGACCCCGACGACCTGGCGGCAGCGGTGATGAGGGTGGCCGACCTGACCGGCCACAGCGACGACGCCGCCGTCCTGGTCGCCCGCTACGACGGGGTTCCCTACCCGGCGTGA
- a CDS encoding nucleoside/nucleotide kinase family protein, with protein sequence MQQQPHPTNPTTPDAPATPDTPDTPDIPTTPDTLEDLLTTALRLPGPRTSGTPRTLLGLAGPPGAGKSVLARALVQAADDRLGPGTAAYVPLDGFHLSNAQLRRLALTDRKGSPPSFDAHGYAALLARIAAAPPHDIYVPDYDRTLHEPVAARHTVHPHCRLVVTEGNYLALDAPGWREARARLHALWYVHAPDDLRERRLHSRHLGNGSSPEQTTARITGNDRPNGEAVKASRPHCDRVVLAPPLG encoded by the coding sequence ATGCAGCAACAGCCCCACCCCACCAACCCCACCACCCCTGACGCCCCCGCCACCCCTGACACCCCTGACACCCCCGACATCCCCACCACCCCCGACACCCTCGAAGACCTGCTCACCACCGCCCTCCGCCTCCCCGGCCCCCGCACCTCCGGCACCCCCCGCACCCTCCTGGGCCTCGCCGGGCCGCCCGGAGCCGGCAAGTCCGTCCTCGCCCGCGCCCTGGTCCAGGCCGCCGACGACCGCCTCGGCCCCGGCACCGCCGCCTATGTCCCGCTGGACGGCTTCCACCTCTCCAACGCCCAGTTGCGCCGGCTCGCCCTCACCGACCGCAAGGGCTCACCCCCGAGCTTCGACGCCCACGGCTACGCCGCCCTGCTCGCCCGGATCGCCGCCGCCCCGCCGCACGACATTTACGTCCCCGACTACGACCGCACCCTGCACGAACCCGTCGCCGCCCGGCACACCGTCCACCCCCACTGCCGTCTGGTGGTCACCGAGGGCAACTACCTCGCCCTGGACGCCCCCGGCTGGCGCGAAGCCCGCGCCCGGCTGCACGCCCTCTGGTACGTCCACGCCCCGGACGACCTGCGCGAACGCCGCCTCCACAGCCGCCACCTCGGCAACGGCTCCTCCCCCGAGCAGACCACCGCCCGCATCACCGGCAACGACCGCCCCAACGGCGAGGCCGTCAAAGCCTCCCGCCCCCACTGCGACCGCGTCGTCCTGGCCCCACCACTCGGCTGA
- the galT gene encoding galactose-1-phosphate uridylyltransferase, with protein sequence MRKTTTKLADGRELIYYDADDTAVRDAVDPRPLEPTASLSEIRYDPVLDEWVAIAAHRQGRIYHPPADECPLCPSRDGRQSEIPAADYQVVVFENRFPSLAFDAAAHYPGYGGTGDGARAGVGRAGVGRCEVVCFTQEHDHSFADLSPEQARLVLDTWTDRTAELSAMAGVEQVFCFENRGAEIGVTLGHPHGQIYGYPFTTPRTERMLASAAAHRRRTGRNLFEDLLARESALHEEAVRSGDRSRDRVVIAAEHWTAFVPYAAHWPYEVHLYPRRRVSDLTALTEAERAEFPGVYLELLRRFDRLFVEDGQTVQATPTPYIAAWHQAPVRQGAAGGSPAATELALHLELFTVRRTVGRLKFLAGSESGMDVFINDVSPERAAQRLREVAP encoded by the coding sequence GTGAGGAAGACGACGACCAAGCTGGCCGACGGGCGCGAGTTGATCTACTACGACGCCGATGACACCGCGGTACGGGACGCGGTGGACCCCCGGCCGCTGGAGCCGACCGCCAGCCTCTCGGAGATCCGCTACGACCCGGTGCTGGACGAGTGGGTCGCCATCGCCGCCCACCGGCAGGGCCGCATCTACCACCCGCCGGCCGACGAGTGCCCGCTCTGTCCCTCCCGGGACGGCCGGCAGAGCGAGATCCCGGCCGCCGACTACCAGGTGGTCGTCTTCGAGAACCGCTTTCCGTCGCTGGCCTTCGACGCGGCGGCGCACTATCCCGGCTATGGGGGGACGGGGGACGGCGCGCGGGCGGGGGTCGGGCGGGCGGGGGTCGGGCGGTGTGAGGTGGTGTGCTTTACGCAGGAGCACGACCACTCCTTCGCCGACCTCAGCCCGGAGCAGGCCCGGCTGGTGCTGGACACCTGGACCGACCGCACGGCGGAGCTGTCCGCGATGGCGGGCGTGGAGCAGGTCTTCTGCTTCGAGAACCGGGGCGCCGAGATCGGGGTGACGCTCGGTCATCCGCACGGCCAGATCTACGGGTACCCGTTCACCACGCCGCGCACCGAGCGGATGCTCGCCTCCGCGGCGGCGCACCGGAGGCGCACCGGCCGCAACCTCTTCGAGGACCTGCTGGCGAGGGAGTCGGCCCTGCATGAGGAGGCGGTGCGGAGCGGCGACCGCAGCAGGGACCGCGTGGTGATCGCGGCGGAGCACTGGACGGCCTTTGTGCCCTACGCGGCGCACTGGCCCTACGAGGTGCACCTGTACCCCCGTAGGAGGGTCTCCGACCTCACCGCGTTGACCGAGGCAGAGCGGGCCGAGTTCCCGGGCGTCTACCTGGAGTTGCTGCGGCGCTTCGACCGGCTCTTCGTCGAGGACGGGCAGACGGTGCAGGCCACGCCCACGCCGTACATCGCGGCCTGGCACCAGGCGCCGGTCCGGCAGGGCGCGGCCGGGGGTTCCCCGGCGGCGACCGAGCTGGCGCTGCACCTGGAGCTGTTCACGGTCCGGCGTACGGTGGGCAGGCTCAAGTTCCTGGCGGGCAGCGAGTCCGGCATGGACGTGTTCATCAACGATGTGTCGCCGGAACGGGCGGCGCAGCGCCTGCGGGAGGTCGCACCATGA
- the galE gene encoding UDP-glucose 4-epimerase GalE codes for MSQPTRKYLVTGGAGYVGSVVAAHLLEAGHGVTVLDDLSTGFTEGVPAGAEFVRGRVQDAGDVLDGSYDAVLHFAAFSQVGESVADPEKYWRNNVAGSLELIAAMRKAGVRRLVFSSTAATYGEPERVPIEETAPTAPTNPYGATKLAVDHMIAGECAAHGLAAVSLRYFNVAGAYGPYGERHQPESHLIPLVLQVALGRRPHISVYGDDYPTPDGTCVRDYIHVADLAEAHLLALDAARPGEHLVCNLGNGSGFSVREVVAAVRRVTGRDIPAVAAERRPGDPAVLVASAERARAVLGWRPRRTELDGIVADAWRFACAQEGTL; via the coding sequence ATGAGCCAGCCGACGCGGAAGTATCTGGTCACCGGCGGGGCTGGCTATGTCGGCAGCGTCGTCGCGGCCCATCTGCTGGAGGCCGGGCACGGGGTGACGGTGCTGGACGACCTGTCGACCGGGTTCACGGAGGGCGTGCCGGCCGGGGCCGAGTTCGTACGCGGGCGGGTGCAGGACGCCGGGGACGTACTGGACGGCTCCTATGACGCGGTGCTGCACTTCGCCGCCTTCTCGCAGGTGGGCGAGTCGGTCGCCGACCCGGAGAAGTACTGGCGCAACAACGTCGCCGGGTCGCTGGAGCTGATCGCCGCGATGCGCAAGGCCGGGGTGCGCAGGCTGGTCTTCTCCAGCACCGCCGCCACCTACGGCGAGCCGGAGCGGGTGCCGATCGAGGAGACGGCGCCCACCGCCCCCACCAACCCGTACGGCGCGACCAAGCTCGCCGTGGACCACATGATCGCCGGGGAGTGCGCGGCGCACGGCCTGGCCGCCGTCTCGCTGCGGTACTTCAATGTGGCGGGCGCCTACGGGCCCTACGGCGAGCGGCACCAACCGGAGTCGCATCTGATCCCGCTGGTCCTCCAGGTGGCCCTGGGCAGGCGGCCGCACATCTCGGTGTACGGCGACGACTACCCGACGCCGGACGGTACCTGCGTCCGCGACTACATCCATGTGGCCGACCTGGCCGAGGCCCATCTGCTGGCGCTGGACGCCGCCAGGCCTGGCGAGCACCTGGTGTGCAACCTGGGGAACGGCAGCGGGTTCTCGGTACGGGAGGTCGTGGCGGCGGTCCGCCGGGTCACCGGCCGGGACATCCCCGCCGTGGCGGCGGAACGCCGGCCCGGCGACCCGGCGGTGCTGGTCGCCTCCGCCGAGCGGGCCAGGGCGGTGTTGGGCTGGCGGCCCCGCCGCACCGAGTTGGACGGGATCGTCGCGGATGCCTGGAGGTTCGCATGCGCTCAGGAGGG